The stretch of DNA tttttcaatagttattatgcatgtggacgttTCCCCGGCCCTTGGCCACTGAAAATAAAGTCGCCAAcgcgtttgcgattgcattttgtttaaatctcgatTGTTTTCGTAAGCGTGGCGTGCTATTTAAGCCGTAAAAAActtgatttcggtgtttattctccccaAATCAGAAATTTCTCTCGACATATTCTTGTGTCGCGAAGAcaattataattactttttctGTTTTCGAATAGAACCCTGACACCTCTggggaaaacgagttagtttttattatataatcatcagcgacgagatgctatagatagaataaagtagtgaatctgcaaccaaatatttctttattgtaaaagcgagattataaaatactaagaataaaacggaaaacaccatgagttttgtttcgTGGTGGACCACTACAgattaaaattacttttttagacattgcaactCTTATAGATTCCTTGTGCCTGcggcacaccagtagtgttttaaaactaccgacttgaaataaattttactccatgggATTTTATCGCAGACTAAGGAATTTATGCAACGGTGTTAAAATTAATCgagcattgcgatagagcggagtaagagttgcagggacagctcataatggtgaaattggcaagaatacaaatcaaaacgtaatcgggcactttgccacacatttcagattcagattcagatatttattttcgtcatgcaaaaaacaatgcgcgatatgaaaaatgaataaataatataatgtaacaaaatgtcaaatggatatcggcttgttgcagttgACGCGGAGTCGCGAAAAGACTCATAgagtcatctagtcagcgacaccttgtagctgaAATTAAGCAGCAAATATAAGAAACGGGACACTCAATATTACACATTAATTTAATAAACTAACACGATCAtacaaaaagacaaaaaataaatagaactcAATATTACACATTGGCTTGCTTAATTGGACACAATCAttcgaaaaatgaaaaacaacaaaaaaaaacctGAGTAACTACGGGATGCCACAATCCCTGTGGAATGATTAACAAACATGAAATAGGCTATAATCATACAAGAAAAAGAGCGGCAAAACATGCGAAATAAACTACGGAATGCGACAATGactttggaataaaaaaagattacttttaaataaaacacaagacagataaaaaaacatcaacaaaTCGAAAATACACCACGGAATGTCATGACGGACGCAACAGCGACATCTATAAATTGGTTATGCCTCGTTGAGTACGGAGCACAGCGAAATAGCGTTATGACTCAGCGTTCAGtctacaccaagatggcgtacccAGCAACGGGAGTTTGCTGCTAGGGTTGAATTTGTGGCTATTTTCTGTTAAAGCGATTGCTAGTAAATTATTGGCTCTACAGATTAGTGCAGAATGAATTATGAGATCTGCATACTTCGTGTCGATTGCACTGGGCTGAAAATAGTAAGGAAATACCAGGACACAATATGCAGACAGAAGAAAATGGCAAGTTCCAAAAAGATGGATGGATATAGAAAACAACAGAAGGTAATGTTTTCAGATCAATGACAACTAGGCCTATAGGCATCAAGATATAGGCTTTTCAGTGCATGTTTGTAAGAATTATAACTACTGGATCGAATGTTATTAGGGAGGTTATTCCACAATTTAACACCAACGAATTTGATCGAGTTTTGAGTTCGTTTGGTGCTGAAGCGATTTACATAATATGAGCACCCGACAGAGGAACGCGTTTCATAAGAGTGAACGTTGctctgttttaaaaaatagttggTGAAAGCAACAGGGAGTTTTTTGCAGTGATGTTGGTGCATTATTTTCAATAcctcaatttcataaatatctgctaatttaataattttaagacTATGATAAATAGGACTAAGTCGTGAAATATAACTGGCAGCAGAAATTGCACGAATTGCTCGGTTCTGAATAATTTCAATGCGGTGTAAtaagtaggcttaccatacgtcccggtttagccgggacagtcccggttttgacGAGCTGTCCCGGCCGGTtgactcaaatgtcccggtttgtcagCACGACTGTCGTgggtaaaaaattcatattcattattattactattttttttcaacGGTGGCAGTTCATTTACCACTGTTTGCGACACACTTCGCTAgttcagagagagagagaaattgCTCTATTATTATGTCACAATCGGTATATGTTTTACTATCACACTGCTATTCATGGCCAAAGTTTTGACTGCacctctaaattaatttttctttagCCTAAATTTGCgttaacttgtaaatatacacagttagaatttctgatgtccgctgtctgataagcggattcgctgattttgcacgcttagccagaaataaatgataGTCGGTGATTTTTAATTGCATTGCTCCGCTGTTCTCCTCTGAACCTAATGACGATATACTTTAAACCAGTTTCGTATCAGTAACCTTCGATGCatcaaacagaaaaaatttaaagcTTGTTCCAGTTGTGGTTCGTTATTTTTTACCTGATGTTggtgtgaagataaaactattagaattcaaatctttacccaGGGAAACCGCAATACTTGCTTTCTGTTCTCGGAAAAGTTGTTGGATTTTGGGCGGATAACTGCAGCACCAACTTTGGAGGCGTAAAagacgaaaaacaaataatgctttttttttaaactaaaaGAAATATAACCGGTATAGATTGTGCGGCTCATGCAGTTCAACACTGCACTGCGATGCCCTTTCCAACATGCAGTAGATACTTTGCCTGTTTGTGTTGTTGTCAGAatgtatgattatttttacattcaCACTGTCCGAGTAACAGAGCAGAAACCATTCTGcgattttgttgatattgaatATCAACGGCTATTACAGCATGGCAACACTCGGTTTCTCCCTTTATTACCTGCTTTGCAAAGGATTACGGAAATGTTTGAAAGCTTGATAAGTTATTCAAATTCTCAAGAAGGATGTCTTACTCTTATGCTTAAATGTTCCAACGTACGAACTTCACTTGAAATTTGTCCTTTGCCAGCTCACCTACTTcagcaaaattattttaattttggaaaaaGATAATAGTAATGccttagatcaggggtcggcaacctacggcccccgggccggatccggcccgcagaGTATTATAATCCGGCTcgtgacgcttcactgaattatagtaacaaaacagccgttttgacgattatattttttgaactaaatcatattataaccttacaagtatataattcacaattactcgtttaatgagcctttaatttaattataattagacaaatggcaacaaaacgcagaaaagttgatgctaagtgcaaattcaatggcgctgaaaatattcaaatgaaattttttgagatgcaatgaagaaaaaaatctatattctattcgagctttctaaaaatatgtgcggcccgccaatgactcgcaacccctaattttggcccgcgatcgacaaaaggttgccgatccctgTCGTAGATGTCAAaggtgaagctaaatttgaaagaaaaagggTAAAGTCTGTTAATTCCGTCGCAATCGCTTGTACTTCTGAAATCCTTGGAACTCTCTAGCGAAATCGACGTAATGTTTGCGATTTTTACGAGAAATGTCTATCGTAGCTGCATGAGGAAGCCTACAATGCTGTCAGGCCAAAcatatggacaaatttgaaGGGTGAAATAAACTGGACTGAAGTGATTGGtcttcaaaattgataaatgatatatatgtTTGGTTGGCTAGTCAGATTTTGAATAGCGATGCACTTTTCGACAAATACCGATGAAGAGATATTTATTTGagcatggttcaaatgcaatttggcttactttgccggttgaaattaagtggacagagatgtttaacgttttttgtaacagaaatattagcatttcgaatttgcagaAACTCGTAGATTTTGTTTGCCGGAACATCGGCATCTGTTGAACGGATTTTCTccataattaaaattttttgattcgaaagCAGGTTCAGAATGCCAGAAGAATATATAAAAGCACTCGTGACAtgcaaatttaatggtgatgtctcttgttatcagttttatgaaaaaatcagaacatgaatttttgaaaagggttccatctgcggacaatacttttggtctaaataaataatactcgtacaaactatttttttgtgtttttcctaattcaatgatcagtagAGATTTACAGCCGTATATACCCTTAATGACATGGTAGACGTTTCAATATTACAAAGACTGGCAATCGaccgaatgtttgccaaatcgcaccgtcccggttttttgtttcagatttatggtaagcctagtaATAAGGTTTTATCAGCTGAACCCCAAGCAATTAAGCCATACTGGATATGGCTTTGAAATAAGGAATAGTAAATCATGCGTAAGGTGGTAAGCGATGTGTATCTTCTAAGCTTGTATAGCATTCCAACAGACTTGGATAATTTAACGGCCAGGTTGGACAAGTGAATATCCCACTTCATTTTACTATCAATGTATATACCAAGATATTTAAAGGAATGgacattttccaattttttattatcaatttggATTTCCAAAACATTTTTCGATTTGCATTGGTATGGAGATATTAACatagattttgatttttcaatgtttagtGTTAATTTATTGGCTTTCATCCAACTTGACACTTTTgcaatttcagtatttactcTCAACGGAAGAACTGCACAAGATTTGTCGCTGTCAAGGAGATTAGTATCGTCAGCGaacaatttggaaaataatgaaGAGCAATAAGTTATGTCGTTAATATATACGAGAAAAAGGAGAGGGCCCAAACAGCTACCTTGAGGAACTCCGTGCGTCACCGGTAAGGGAGAAGAACAGTATGATCCCACTTGAACATATTGAGATCTATTATTCAAATAACTAGAAATGAGTTTGCTTGCAATTCCCCGTATACCATAATGCCTCAACTTAGAAATCAGGATGTCATGATTCACAGTATCGAAAGCTTTCTTTAGATCTAGAAAAGTTGCACTGACATACTCCtttctttccaatttatcaTAGATATATGATACTGTATCTAAAATGGCATGTGATGTAGAATAATTGCTCTGAAAACcgaattgatatttatttattacatcatattTAGTTAAAAAATTTGCGAGTCTTTTATGTAACAAACGCTCAAACATTTTATCAATTGCTGAGAGGATTGATATTGGtctataatttgaaattaattttttatttccagaTTTGAAAAGAGGAATAACCCGGGCGGTTTTGAGAGATGAAGGAAAGATTCCAAGTAACAGCGAGGAATTGAAGAATCTTGAGAGACAAGGGGCAATTATATCCGCAACTAATTTGATGAAGCGCGCTGGGATGTTGTCTGGTCCTACAGCCTTCCTGTCGTTAAGATTTtgtatttcgattaaaattTCATTCGCGGTGGATGAGCTCAAAAAGATGGATTGGCTCACACGATTGCGGAGAAAAGGTTCGAAGTTAGCTGTATCATTGGAAAACTTATCAGCCAGGCTGGACCCAATTGTTGAGAAGTATTTGTTAAATTCTGTTGCGATTAAAAGTTCATCTCTAGTTATACAACCGTTTTCAGTattaatttcatcaattttatgcttcaatttcttttttgcaTTTGTGATTTGGCCAACTATTTGCCATGTTGACCTGGGATTACCTTTGGTTGTAGCAATAAGATTTTGATAATAGATTTGTTTAGCTTTATCTATGGTTCttgacaaaatatttctatattgtTTAAAGTAAGAGCTCTGGGAACTGTTACCTTTCAAGAAGTgagttttaaacattttatttttgtgtcgaATACAAGCGTTTAGCCCTTTGGTTAACCATGGTTTTGATTGTAACCTTTTCTGACGCCGAGAAAGTGGTCGAAGTGGGGCATGGCGATCAATTAGGTGAACAAATGACTTTATAAAGTCGTCAAAAACACTATtaaaattttggatatttaaattaattccAGCAAATTGATTAGCAAAAATTACCTCTGCATCACTACGAAAGCAATCGATTGAGAATGTTGACATGTCCCTTGACATTCTGCGATTGTATGTGTATGATGGTTTGATGCCTCTCAGACAGCACATGATCGGAAAATGGTCTGTGATGTCTGACAGAACTATGTGGGAAtctatttttaggtttctgataTTTGTATATACATGATCAATGAGAGTTTTATGGTTGCGGACTACCGTGGTATTTTGGAGTAGTggttcttttattttttcgacgcaatcgcagatttaatttatcacaattaaatgaacaagagagctacgcacaaatatatggacacgtcagaccagagcgaatcagtccttaccggtacctttgacgctaccggtaccctcaaaaaagttctgaatttccagtagcaagaattttgcagaatcaaaacgtacagccagtcatgacactgactaaaatccgtgttcccatggataaaaaataatacagcaaaattttagacgaaatatcaaatttcatagaattcacgcaaaattttgaaataaataaaagtaatagccttctagtgtTAGATCTCCAGCGCCGGTAGTGTCTATTTCTTTATTGCTGACACGTTTGCATCTTCTCGTATGTCAACGTCGCAAACGTCTCAATTCATTACTCGCATTCGAtgtgtttctttattatctGTAGACCGAGCCGAGAAGGTTTCCGTCTACTGCAATTTGCGTGTTTACATCGTTATTGTATCGCCTGGCGTTAGAGCCGAAATTGTAAATGCGCACAGCTAGTTTGCTGTTGCAATGCGTTACTTCTATGGCGATTTATCATTAGGAAAGCTGTATCATATTAATTATAGTGGGCTAATTATGGTTTCCTTTGTTTCATGCTTATTTAACTTGctaatagtttaaaatttgctGCATTGAACTCTGAATTATTGAACTGCAATTTGTAAATCTGTCCTGcgttttgattgttttgtgaaatattcttGGTGAGTTTTTTGTATTTCACTGCATTTGGCTTGTTATGTAGTAGTCTTATTTGAATGAAGTACTGTTAGTATTATATTGGTGCCACAATTATTGCAGTAGGGTTAAGTACTGTTACTGTTGTGCTTATTTGTTCatgtttatttcagtgttctGCAGTTACATAAAAGATTCGATATATTGTTGACCTTGGCTAAAAACAGTCGGTAAgcgatataatttgattgcatgtTGGTTATTTATGCGGCAATTTAATAGTATTTATAGTGTATTTTGGTTTTTTTAGAAAACCTCTCTCTCTCTATCTCAACTCAATCTATCTGTATTCGTCATCTGTTTCCGTGATCTATTTGGCTCCATCTGACATctcgattttataatttatgctGAGCAAGTGCTTGATATTTCCACGACATATTACAATTCTCCTGTGTTTGAAGTTATGTATTGTGGGCTTGTGGACTTCAGCTTGCTTATCTCAGTTATAAGGCAGGGATAATTTGGAGAGGATTGTCTGGACCGAACATAGTATTGGGATAGACTACTAGAGCGTTTAGACTGGAAAATATTGGCGCACGCTTCAGCGCCCTTCGTCTTTGTGTAGCAAGCAGGGTGCATAAGGTCACACCCCGTCAAGCTTCTACACAAAAAGTTTTCGACTGTCGCCTTTTTGCTGATTGCAAAAAGTTCAGACTATTGCCTTTTTGCTGGGTGCAAAAAGTTTTCGACTTATTCATTGTGTCTTGCAACAAGACGTCGATAATTAACAAGATACTGTTCAAGGTTGCAAGACTTTCATCGTTCAAGGTATGATGGAATCCAAGGCCAAGCAGCAGTTGGACATTTTGCGATCTGCTTTGCAGGAAAAGTATTTGATAGCTGAACGTTTGATGCTTCAACGTGAAAACGCTGAAAAGTTGTCAGTAGTAAGGCTAGAAGTTGATGAAGTGTTCCGGCAGCTAATTTCTTTAATTGACATGATTCCTGAAAGTGCAGGTAAAGAGATTACTGACTTTCCTGTGACTAATGATTTGAAGCGTGAAAAATCGGAATTTGATTCACGCATCTCGGAATGGTTCGAAAAATTGAAAACGCATTCAACTGTGCAACCAGAAAATGTATCGTCAAAGTATTCGGGTAGTATTTGTTCTGACAATACATCGAGAGCTTCCTTCAAGAGAAGATTGCAGTGCAAAGTGAAACGCGATCTAGCAATTGTACAGCTTCGTCACACGGAAGAAAAGCTAGAGGAGGAAGCTTTGAAACGTAAAATGGAGCTTCGTGATGCACAGCGTAAAGTGGAATTGACTGAAGTGGAATTCTTATTGTGGGATACGAAATCAACTGGTGATTCAATTAAAGGTGATGGAGATTTCAATAATTTGAGTCCTATTAATGTGTTGCCAGGTACGAGCAGGGCAAGTGATAAAATGCCTTCAGTGCCATTGGCGAGCCGCAGAGAAGAGACTGCAAGTACTGAGCAAAAACCTTCATCACCCAAATTGGTGAACTCACTTCAGGTTGGTGATAAAATTCCTTCTACAACTGTGCATAAAAATGTAATGCAAGCTGATGTTTCATCATTGAACAGGCGTCGATCTGCTTCGCTACAGAATGAAGCCACACATACTAGAATAAATACTAACCATGATGGCTATGCTGCCTCTGATTCGTGTCATGAACGAGTACGTTTTGCAAGGTCGCATAATGTACACACATATTCTCAGACTCCATTGAGAAGAGATGATAATGCTGTTCCAAATAGAACTGGAAATGGTCAAAGCTATAACTTTCAGCCTGTGAATCGTGCGATGGCTCAGGATTGTTCATTTGCGGCTGAACCAGATGGAATGGCTGGCCGTGAACACCATCACGTTTTCCGGATAAATGAAAGTAGTGTCAATGAGTTGCCAGATGTGCAGACTCGTGAATATAGGACACTTCTGGAAAATCGTGAGTCGGTTAATGATTATGTTTATGAATCTGGGCCACAACATTATTCACAGCGGAGAACAAGAGAATCATCTCCAGTTATACAGCATCACCATTATCATGGACGTGAAGAATTCTTCTTTCAGAAGCCTAAGTTACCTGTGTTCAATGGAGATCCTTTGAAGTATATGTCTTTCATAACAAATTTTGACATCCACCTGGCACCGAAACTAGAAACAAATAGCCAGAAGCTTGTGTGTTTGTTGCAATATTGTGAAGAGAGAATTTGTGCACAATTAGAATACTTCACAAAGAAGCCTGAGAATGGATACAAGCTTGCTAGGCAGAGGCTGTTTGAAGAATATGGTCAGCCTCATATTATCGCTGGTGCATGTGAAAGAGTTCTAAAAGAGTTTCCAAGTGTGCGTGATGACAAGCCAGAGCAGCTATTGCAAATATCACAAGTAATGGAGCAATGCCTGGAAACTCTAGAAGACATTGATGAGTTTGCAAATGTAAACACCCTGGACACTATTGGAATGCTGATGGCTAAACTTCCTGAAGATGTTCAGGATGGCCGGCCACATGAAGCCCTCAAAATTCAAAGAAAGACTGGTCGTCAGGCAAAATATTGTCACTTGGTCGATTATGTTTGTAATTGGGCGGATGTGAAAAATTCAATATGGGGAAAAGCTTAATGAGATTCGTCACAAAAAGATTCCTGTGAGTGTGAGGAGAAACAGAGCTGCAACCTATAATATTGATGCTGAGGCCGGGATTTGGGATGTGTATGTTGTCTCAAACCGCACAATTTGTGGAACTGCCCGGACTTCAAGAGTAAATCGCATGAAGAAAAGGTCAGTCTTTTGAGGGAGCAGAAATTGTGTTTCAAGTGTCTGTCTCATGGTCATCTTGCTCGTAATTGCAAGAAGGCCAGTCAGTGCAAAGTACATGGATGTAAAGGAAATCGACATCACACACTGCTTCATAGATTTATTGAAATTCAGGAGAAATCGAAAAAGCCTGAAGAGGGACCTGCTGTATATTCATTGGCAAAGTCGTCagagtgcaatgggaaaagtaTCGGGCAAGATGTTTATTTATGTGTGGTGCCGGTCAATGTTCGAAATGGTGAAAAGGCCGCTCAAACATACGCCTTGCTGGATCCGGCATCTACAGTTACTCTGTGTAGTGAACGTTTGATGAAATATCTCGGAGTAACAGGAAATACAAGAGATATCACATTACGCACAATTGGACAGAGGCTAATACAATACAAGGGTATGTCTGGCAGTTTAGTTGTATCGCCGCTGGATGGTGGTGCTGAACGTGAAATCACAGATGTGCTCTCGGTTGAAAAAATTCCTGCTAAGCCGAATAAAGCGCCCGACCAAAGGTTCCTCAAAATCATGCCGCATCTTCAAGATGTAAGATTGCCTATCTTGGAAGGAGGAACAGTGAATCTTCTGATTGGTGCTGACAATGCGGAACTCGTCTGTTTCCAAGATGTTCGAAATGGACCGAGGAAAGCACCTAAGGCAGTGAAGACTGTTTTTGGCTGGTCGCTATTCGGACCCAGTTTTGAGTCGCCATCAGATCTCAGAGAAGTTCATTTTACATCTGATCATTATGTCAATTTCGTCAAGTGTAATGATTTGGAAACACAAAAGGAAATTGAAACTCTGTGGACAGCAGATTTTGGCAATGAAACTTCAGTTCTTGATATTCCAAATTCTCAAGAAGATCGAGCAGTGTATGAAATTATGCAAATTCGGTGAAACATATTGGTGGTCATTTCCAACTTCCTTTGCCATGGAGAACCGGGATGCAGTATCTACCGGATAACAAAGAGATGGCAAAGAAAAGACTTTGTAGCCTCAAAAATAGACTGATGAGAGATTCCGATTTGCATAAAAGGTATGTCGAAGTTATTCAAGGATATATCAAGGCAGGATATGCCAAAAGAATTTCATATGCCGAAATTGATACGTCTAATACAGTTTGGTATCTTCCTCATTTTCCTGTCATGAACCAGCATAAGCCTGGAAAAGTTCGTGTAGTTTTTGATGCTGCAGCCAAATATGGAAATGTGTCTCTGAATGATTGCTTAATGTCCGGACCAGATTTGGTATCGTCACTCCTGGGTGTAATTTTGAGATTTCGCAGGGGACGAGTTGCATTGGTGGCAGATGTGGAAGCAATGTTCCACCAGGTTAGAGTGGCACCTCAGGACACGGATGCACTAAGGTTTTTATGGTGGGATGACGGGGACATCTCAAAGGAACCCGTTCCACATCGTGTGCTAGTTCATATATTTGGGGCTGCATCGAGTCCGTCTTGTGctgcattttgtttgaaacAGACGGCGGTGAAATTTGGAAATGAACACAAACCTAGAATTTCAGAAATTGTTAATGAAGATTTCTATGTCGATGACTGCTTGACAACTGCTGAATCGGTCGATAAAGGCATAGAGATTGTCAAGGAATTGACACAATTGATGTCAAAAGGAGGATTCAACTTGACTAAATGGCTCACCAATAATGATGAATTACTGTCTATGATTTCAGAAGAAAAGAGAGCTAAATGTGTTCAAAATCATGTCATTGAGGGCAATGTCAAAGAACGAGTTCTTGGTATTCAGTGGAATGTGGCAAATGATGAGTTTGGGTTCAAGGTTAATATTGCTGACAAACCAAATACCAGGAGAGGTATCCTTTCAATTGTAGCATCTGTTTTTGACCCACTTGGTATAGCGGCTCCAATAACGCTACTTGCCAAGTTCTTGTTGCAAGAACTTTGCAAGCAAAATTTGGGATGGGATCAAGAAATTGCAGATGATGATGCTGTTAAATGGCGAAACTGGCTACATCAACTGCAAAGCTCAGAACAGGTGAAGATACAGCGATGCTATCGGCCAtttaattttggaaaaattgtTTCCTATGAACTACATCACTTTGCTGATGGATCAGAATTAGCATATGGAGCTGTTTCATATCTACGAATAATCGATAAAAATGGCCAAATTCATGTGGCATTTTTGGTTGGAAAGGCCAGACTTGCTCCATGTTCTCGTGTAACTATACCCAGACTTGAATTAACAGCTGCAGTTCTCGCTGTAAAATCGAATCTTGTCCTAAGGAAAGAACTGAAGATGAATGAATGCAGTTCAACTTTCTGGACTGATTCCACAGTCGTACTTCAATGTATAAGAAATTCGAAGAAACGATTCTCCACATTTGTTGCTAATCGTTTagcaaaaattgataaaaatactgATGAATCACAGTGGCGCCATGTTCCAACGAAGATGAATCCAGCTGATGATGCTTCGCGTGGTCTTAGAGTTGATGCATATTTAAAGTCAGGACGATGGATCAATGGGCCCGAGTTTTTGCGTCTTTCTGAAGACAAGTGGCCAAAGATGCCGGACTGTTTTCCTGATCCATCGTCTGAATTTTGTCCAAAGCCAGTTCCAGAAACAAAGTCGGCATTTGTAATAAAGGAAGAGTCTTGAAGGAACCGTTTGAAGAAAGCAACTTGTTGGCTCATACGATTCAAGAAATATTTGTGTTCTCATAAGAAGTCAATAGACAAGCTTACTGAATTGCCAGCAAGACTGACTGTGCAGGAACTGAGCTATGCTGAAAGAGATATTATTGAATATGTTCAAAGACAAAGCTTTCGTGAAGAATTGAAATGTATATTAAATGGTAAATTTATCAGTAAAGGTGATTGCTCTCGCCGGATGTTGAAACTTAATCCTGTTCTAGAAGATGGTTTGATGAAAGTAGGAGGACGCTTGGAAAATGCACCAATTATGCATTCATCAAAGCATCCCATCATATTGCCTCATATATCACATCTTACGGATCTAGTCATCAGGGATCATCACAACAAAGTTGGTCATTCAGGTATGGGTCATACATGGACCTCATTAAGAGAAAAGTACCGGATAATCAAAGGTGGAGTTGCAGTAAGAAGGTTCATCGGAAATTGTGTTTCTTGTCTAAAGCGAAATGCCCGCCCTGGAAAGCAATTTATGGCAGATCTACCTTCCTGTCGACTGAAATCAGATGAACCAGTGTTCAGTCATGTTGGTGTTGATCTATTTGGACATTTCCTTGTTCGACAGGGAAGGAGTGATGTGAAAAGATGGGGTTGTGTGTTCTCGTGTATGACAACTCGTGCTGTTCACATCGAGGTGGTAAATAGTTTGTCTGCTGATTCTTTCATATTTGCACTCCGACGATTTATTGCTCGAAGGGGTCAGTGTACTCATATATATTCGGATAATG from Styela clava chromosome 14, kaStyClav1.hap1.2, whole genome shotgun sequence encodes:
- the LOC144432057 gene encoding uncharacterized protein LOC144432057 — translated: MAKKRLCSLKNRLMRDSDLHKRYVEVIQGYIKAGYAKRISYAEIDTSNTVWYLPHFPVMNQHKPGKVRVVFDAAAKYGNVSLNDCLMSGPDLVSSLLGVILRFRRGRVALVADVEAMFHQVRVAPQDTDALRFLWWDDGDISKEPVPHRVLVHIFGAASSPSCAAFCLKQTAVKFGNEHKPRISEIVNEDFYVDDCLTTAESVDKGIEIVKELTQLMSKGGFNLTKWLTNNDELLSMISEEKRAKCVQNHVIEGNVKERVLGIQWNVANDEFGFKVNIADKPNTRRGILSIVASVFDPLGIAAPITLLAKFLLQELCKQNLGWDQEIADDDAVKWRNWLHQLQSSEQVKIQRCYRPFNFGKIVSYELHHFADGSELAYGAVSYLRIIDKNGQIHVAFLVGKARLAPCSRVTIPRLELTAAVLAVKSNLVLRKELKMNECSSTFWTDSTVVLQCIRNSKKRFSTFVANRLAKIDKNTDESQWRHVPTKMNPADDASRGLRVDAYLKSGRWINGPEFLRLSEDKWPKMPDCFPDPSSEFCPKPVPETKSAFKSIDKLTELPARLTVQELSYAERDIIEYVQRQSFREELKCILNGKFISKGDCSRRMLKLNPVLEDGLMKVGGRLENAPIMHSSKHPIILPHISHLTDLVIRDHHNKVGHSGMGHTWTSLREKYRIIKGGVAVRRFIGNCVSCLKRNARPGKQFMADLPSCRLKSDEPVFSHVGVDLFGHFLVRQGRSDVKRWGCVFSCMTTRAVHIEVVNSLSADSFIFALRRFIARRGQCTHIYSDNAGNFVLAEKIFENSLKMWNDSQVHGYLRQKGITWHKSPPTGSNHGGAWERMIRSIRRIFNAVTQGQTMTDEVFRTALIECESCLNSRPIIPVTFDPRDEEPLTPNHLLLLRSNQNMPPGVFDKNDCYVKRRWAQSQYLANELWRTWIREYLPTIIERHKWFQKERNFKKEDVVLVVDDSQPRSRWAMGRIVDVYPDKKGLIRTVLVKIRNSLVKRPITKLVLVVEGTK